A region of the Pseudomonadota bacterium genome:
CTGCCGGGCCGCTAAGAAGCAGGGGCTAAAGCGTGTAGGACTTTTCGGCACCCGTTTCACGATGCAGGGGCGATTCTATTCTGATGTACTTGACAGAGCAGGGATAACCTTGGTCCTGCCGGGTACTGAAGAGCAAGCTTACATTCATGACAAATATATGAGTGAATTGGTGAACGGGATTCTGCTGTCTGAGACGCGAGAGGGCTTATTATCGATAGCCCGTCGATTGAGGGTCGAGGAAAAGATAGATGGCTTGATACTGGGTGGTACGGAATTACCACTGATCATGCGAGGTACTGAAGACCAGGGCATCCCTTTTCTGGACACGACAAAGCTTCATGTTGAATCTGTGGTTTCAAGGCTATTGCAATAGTGACCGACATGGCCTCAAGGTGCATCACAGAAGAGAGTGCCTTTGAGAAAGAAGAAAGGAGAGAAAATGAAAACGATATGTTTGATCGGGGCCTTTGACACCAAAGGTGCGGAGTATGCCTTCGTTCGCAAGCAAATACTTGCCAGAGGACATAAGGTACTCACAGTCAACACAGGCACAATGGGTTCAACCGACCTTTTCCCTGTGGACGTACAGGCCTATGATGTCGCACAGGCCGGCGGCGGCAGTCTTGAACAACTTAGAGAGCGGAAAGACCGTGGCGAGGCAATGAAGGTTATGTGTGCGGGTGCACCAGCAATAGTTAAATCGCTTTATGATAAGCAGATGTTTGACGGTATCATCGGTATGGGTGGCACC
Encoded here:
- a CDS encoding amino acid racemase — its product is MKTVGIIGGIGPESTVEYYRLIIQLYRQQELDGTYPQIVINSIDMKKMLDLIEVNNLADVTTYLLAEIRNLAFAGADFGLLASNTPHVVFDALLPQSPIPLISIVEVTCRAAKKQGLKRVGLFGTRFTMQGRFYSDVLDRAGITLVLPGTEEQAYIHDKYMSELVNGILLSETREGLLSIARRLRVEEKIDGLILGGTELPLIMRGTEDQGIPFLDTTKLHVESVVSRLLQ